A genomic stretch from Fibrobacter sp. includes:
- a CDS encoding STAS domain-containing protein, producing the protein MDIGGRDKDRFHIIDLVGKIDRLKDSIILKSYVNTLLEKKFQHVAMNLAQVTYLDSGALNVMIYCHNTLKKIGGSLVLIEPNEYVRDVLEVVGLNKLVKIFTTEKEFEDEIQSA; encoded by the coding sequence ATGGATATCGGCGGAAGGGACAAAGACAGATTTCACATCATCGATCTTGTCGGTAAAATCGACAGATTGAAAGACTCCATTATCCTGAAATCTTATGTAAATACGTTACTTGAGAAAAAGTTTCAGCACGTAGCAATGAATCTGGCACAGGTAACCTATCTTGACAGTGGCGCCCTGAACGTAATGATTTATTGTCACAACACACTGAAAAAAATCGGCGGAAGCCTCGTTCTGATAGAACCTAATGAATACGTCAGAGATGTTCTGGAGGTTGTCGGGCTTAACAAACTGGTGAAAATTTTTACAACCGAGAAGGAGTTCGAGGATGAAATTCAGAGTGCTTAA
- a CDS encoding diguanylate cyclase: protein MGNNISFQGYKELIEEPLEKSDPRSFNFVKRFLSESRYGQQNPFSVLIHRLTGKSISQRDARTTWRHILENKKGLEKKLGRTVGIQTAAIDYFEIQSPSDLLPVAAKQAQGSAASGDEAWIQKVYTPGYYLEKLKEEMLRAKRYKHALSSIMIDVDEFRKINEALNYEVGDKVLTIIVKIIKRTIRNVDILTRYSGDRFILILPNTNRREAMELAERLRTGIHEKTKRIDSLPNGVTATLSVGQCSKDESSNDFLKKLESTLMEGKRSGRNKVYVMP, encoded by the coding sequence GGCAACAATATATCATTTCAAGGATATAAAGAACTGATTGAAGAACCGCTGGAAAAATCTGATCCCCGCTCCTTCAATTTCGTCAAAAGATTCCTCTCCGAGAGCCGTTACGGACAGCAGAATCCATTTTCTGTTTTAATTCACAGATTAACGGGGAAATCGATATCTCAGAGAGATGCCAGGACAACATGGCGACATATACTTGAAAACAAAAAAGGATTAGAAAAGAAACTCGGACGCACAGTAGGAATCCAGACAGCAGCTATCGACTATTTCGAAATTCAGTCACCATCCGATCTCCTCCCCGTTGCTGCTAAGCAGGCACAGGGATCTGCTGCCAGTGGGGATGAGGCCTGGATTCAGAAAGTATACACCCCGGGTTACTACCTGGAGAAGCTTAAAGAAGAGATGCTTCGTGCAAAAAGATACAAACATGCACTGTCCTCAATAATGATCGATGTTGATGAGTTCCGGAAGATTAACGAAGCTCTCAATTATGAGGTCGGCGACAAAGTTCTGACCATCATTGTGAAAATCATTAAGAGAACAATCAGAAATGTCGACATCCTTACCCGCTACTCTGGTGATCGCTTCATATTGATATTACCAAATACAAACAGGCGTGAGGCGATGGAGCTTGCAGAAAGATTGCGCACAGGCATTCACGAGAAGACAAAACGCATCGATTCACTTCCAAACGGAGTCACTGCTACTCTCTCTGTTGGGCAGTGCTCAAAAGATGAGTCATCAAATGATTTTCTCAAAAAACTGGAGAGTACCTTGATGGAGGGCAAGAGGAGCGGAAGAAATAAAGTATATGTGATGCCCTGA